A genomic window from Novipirellula caenicola includes:
- a CDS encoding sulfatase, whose amino-acid sequence MLYRLFPLICLSFATLPIMDSGTAQAAEKPNVLLISIDDLNDWVGCLGGHPQAKTPNIDRLAGMGTLFDNAHCQSPVCNPSRASMMTGRYPHTTGIYFLSPDLKQAPALAGVKTLPEVFAANGYKTMASGKLFHTGDKRFFQEYQPSGGFGPRPEKKISQPHGHPLWDWGVYPEDDDQMPDMKAAKWAVKQLETKHDKPFFMGVGFYRPHVPMYAPQKWFDMHPLKDIQLPLVREDDRNDLSQYAIDLTNREHVSPTHDWVTEAGQWEHAVQSYLASVTFADHCVGMVLDALQSSDYADNTVVVLFSDHGFHLGEKQRWAKRSLWEDGTRVPLIVSAPGFAAGQTTKRPAELVDVFPTLLQLAGLPSDADQEGQSLVPLMKNPTQEWQHPAISSFGLGNFAIRSTRYRFIQYLDGSRELYDLTKDPHEWTNLASNPEYEAVIAQHAAFLPSRQHPVLPGNSTGHAAYAAANEAISK is encoded by the coding sequence ATGTTGTATAGACTTTTCCCTCTGATCTGTCTTTCTTTTGCCACGCTTCCCATCATGGACTCTGGCACCGCGCAGGCGGCCGAGAAGCCAAATGTATTGCTGATTTCAATCGATGATCTGAACGATTGGGTCGGTTGTCTGGGAGGACACCCGCAGGCCAAGACGCCAAACATCGACCGCTTGGCGGGAATGGGAACGCTGTTTGACAACGCGCATTGTCAGTCACCCGTCTGCAACCCATCGCGTGCCAGCATGATGACTGGACGTTATCCGCACACCACCGGCATTTACTTTCTGTCGCCAGATCTGAAGCAAGCACCGGCGCTTGCGGGCGTTAAGACACTGCCTGAGGTGTTTGCCGCGAACGGTTACAAGACAATGGCGTCGGGCAAGCTATTTCACACGGGCGACAAACGGTTTTTTCAAGAATACCAGCCATCAGGCGGATTTGGGCCGAGACCCGAGAAGAAGATTTCTCAGCCGCATGGTCACCCGCTTTGGGACTGGGGCGTCTATCCCGAAGACGACGACCAAATGCCCGATATGAAAGCGGCGAAGTGGGCGGTCAAGCAACTGGAAACTAAACACGACAAGCCATTCTTTATGGGCGTCGGATTCTATCGACCTCACGTGCCGATGTACGCGCCGCAAAAATGGTTCGACATGCACCCCTTGAAAGACATCCAATTGCCGCTGGTTCGTGAGGACGACCGCAACGATCTCAGCCAATATGCAATCGACTTGACGAATCGCGAGCATGTTTCTCCGACGCATGATTGGGTCACCGAAGCAGGGCAGTGGGAGCATGCGGTCCAATCTTACTTGGCCTCGGTCACCTTCGCCGACCACTGCGTTGGAATGGTTTTGGACGCACTGCAATCAAGCGATTACGCGGATAATACAGTGGTGGTCCTGTTTTCGGACCATGGTTTTCACCTCGGCGAAAAACAACGTTGGGCAAAGCGATCGCTATGGGAAGACGGTACTCGTGTGCCGCTGATTGTTTCAGCGCCGGGTTTCGCCGCCGGTCAAACGACCAAACGTCCTGCCGAGTTGGTGGACGTCTTTCCCACGCTTTTGCAGCTAGCCGGGTTGCCGTCGGATGCGGATCAAGAAGGCCAAAGTTTGGTTCCGTTGATGAAAAATCCAACACAAGAATGGCAGCATCCTGCGATCTCCAGTTTCGGGCTGGGCAATTTTGCAATTCGCTCGACACGTTATCGTTTCATTCAATATCTCGATGGATCGCGTGAACTGTACGACTTGACCAAGGACCCTCACGAGTGGACGAATTTGGCGTCCAACCCCGAGTACGAAGCGGTCATCGCACAACACGCTGCGTTTCTGCCGAGCCGCCAGCATCCCGTGTTGCCAGGCAACTCCACCGGACATGCAGCTTATGCGGCCGCCAACGAAGCGATTTCGAAGTAG